In Malaclemys terrapin pileata isolate rMalTer1 chromosome 11, rMalTer1.hap1, whole genome shotgun sequence, a single genomic region encodes these proteins:
- the LOC128845203 gene encoding zinc finger protein 3-like yields NVARHRVQGKACESQHRPEREQRNQPAEKVGNSINCQGTHQDLLETTAQPRIPTGERKNTCTECGKHFTSHSGLLKHERIHTGERPYGCSVCGKSFSQSIHLIRHHRIHTGERPHECSECGKTFSSSALITHQRIHTGVRPYECHECGKKFNVKTALNTHQRIHTGERPYECCECGKLFRQKSTLITHQARHTGERPYQCCECGKGFSVSSDLIVHQRIHTGERPYRCCEFHPGPTPYKTAGCSQDRDAA; encoded by the exons AATGTGGCCCGGCATCGTGTGCAGGGCAAAGCCTGTGAgagtcagcacaggccagagagggagcagagaaaccAGCCAGCGGAGAAAGTGGGTAACTCCATTAATTGTCAGGGAACTCACCAGGACCTCCTGGAAACCACAGCCCAGCCGAGAATAcccacaggagagagaaaaaacacatgcACTGAGTGTGGAAAACATTTCACTAGCCACTCAGGCCTTTTAAAACatgagagaatccacactggagagaggccCTATGGATGCAGtgtgtgtgggaaaagcttcagtcagagcaTTCACCTTATTCGACATCacaggatccacacaggagaaagaccccatgaatgcagtgagtgcgggaaaaccttcagt AGTTCAGCTCTAATtacacatcagaggatccacactggAGTGAGACCCTATGAATGCCATGAATGCGGGAAAAAATTCAATGTCAAGACAGCCCTTAAtacacatcagaggatccacacaggagagcgcCCCTATgagtgctgtgagtgtgggaaactGTTCAGGCAGAAATCAACCCTAATTACACATCAGGCAAggcatacaggagagagaccctatcagtgctgtgagtgcgggaaaggCTTCAGTGTGAGCTCAGACCTCATTGTACATCAGAGAAttcacacgggagagagaccttATAGATGCTGTGAGTTTCATCCAGGGCCCACCCCTTACAAGACAGCAGGGTGTTCACAGGACCGCGACGCAGCGTAG